In Synergistaceae bacterium, the sequence ACTGTTACCCTCCTTAAATTTTCTGAGTTCTTCAATAGAATGCGAGAAAGAATACGAGAATGCGCGGATTAAAGGTCAGGATTAAAGTTCAAAGCAAAAAATTCGTTCAATTTTACTGAGTTTCAACAAGACTCGTTTCGATCAGACCTGCTTTGATTTTGCAAAAATGTTTAATTTCCAATTCGTCGTTGGTTCAGCGTGTTGATGAGTCCTCCGTTCAGAAGATATTCCAAAAGGAACGGCGGGAAGGGTTCAAACTTATAAAATGCGCGGTTGTCGTTTTCTTTCATTACAACGATTTCCCCTGACGTTAAATTCACTTCGGCGCGGTCGCCTTCAACGATGGCGTCAACCGCGGCGGGGCAAACAACGGCGGGCAGCCCGATGTTGATGCAGTTTCTAAAAAAAATCCGGGCATAAGATTTGGCGACGATGGCGCCTGTTTCGGCTCCTTTCAGAGCCAGGGGCGCCTGTTCCCGACTGGAGCCGCACCCGAAATTGGATCCGGCTGCCAAAATGTCCCCTCGCGCCAGTCGCCGGGCAAATCCGGGTTTGACGTTCTCCAGAATGTGAAGCCCCAGTTCGGACGGATCCGTCAACACCATATATTGAAACGGCAGGATTTCGTCGGTGGGGACGTTGTCACCCAGCTTCCAGCAGTGATTCATTTTATCTCCCCCCTTTCCGCATTCGTGATATATCCCGCCGCGGCCGAAGCGGCTACGACGGCTGTGCCGGCCAGATAAACGCTCCCTCCGGCGCCCATTCGACCTGCCATATTTCTTGGAGAGTTGGCTATGCACACTTCTCCTTCCGCGAGAATTCCCGCGTCGTGGCCTCCGCAGGCGCCGCAGGCGGGAGAACCGATGATCGCTCCGGCTTCGTGCAGCGTTTCCAGATACCCCAGCGATAACGCCATTCCGTAGATTTTCCTGCTTGCCGGGATAACCAGCAGGCGAACCCCCGGGGCAATCTTTTTATTTTTCAGGACTTCCGAGGCCATTTCTAAATCCCGAAGCAATCCGCCGGCGCAGGAACCTATAAAAGCCTGATCGATGCGAATCTTTTGCGGCGCCGTTTCGCTCAGAGGCCGCACGTTTGTGGGCAGGTCGGGGACAGATACGACAGGCGTCACCGCACTCAGGTCGAAACGCTCCGTTCTTATGTACGCCGCGCCTTCGTCGATTTGATCCCGCCGGACGAAGAGAGCGTTTTTCGCCCCCATCTCCATGGAGAGAACGCAGCACATAAGACGTTCTTCCCGGGACATCGCTTCCGCGCCCTGCCCCTGAAATTCCACCGCGCAGTAATTGGCGCCATCCGGGCCGAGCCTTCCAAGGACCTGCATCATGAGGTCCCGCACTTCGACGTGAGGCGGCAGCTTTCCGTCCAGGATCACCGCCACGGTTTCCGGCACTCGAAACCACAACTTCCCCGTGACCAGAACCGCGGCCATTTCCGTAGCTCCTATGCCCGCAGCGAAGGCTCCTTCCGCTCCTTCTCCTGTGGTATGAGAATCGGTGCCCACCACGATTTGCCCTGGACGCGCCAGTTCTTCTTCCAGCATCACGACATGACTGATGCCCTGTCCGCAGTCGTAAAAGCGGTTTATGCCATGTTCTTTCGCGAAACGTCTCATGAGGCTGTGGTGTTTCGTCGCCTTGATGGACGTGGAGGGACTGTGATGATCGATGAAAAAAACGACGCGTTCCGGCCGCTGAACAACGGCGTCGCGGATTTTGTTAAAATGTCCGATCACCAGGGCGGCGTTATTGTCGTGAATCATCATGCGGTCGACTTCCGCTTCGACGATCTCTCCCGGGTGTACTTTCTCTCTGCCGCATCCTCGAGCCAGAATTTTTTCGGAAACCGTCATCGCCATCGTCGTCGCCTCAGCTCGACCGTCATTCGAACGTCAAATTGACCGTTTTATTGAAGGCGTCGTGAATCGCGTCCATGGCGTCACCCGATGTTTCGGCGTTGCCCACCAGCAGCGTTTGTATGCCTTTTTTTTGAAACTTTTGAATAAACTCCGGACTGGCCGGCTTGTAGCCGCAGGCCAGAATGTACCGGAACCTGCCGTCGATGCGCCGTTCCGTTCCATCTTCGCCCCTGATGGTCAATCCCTCGCCGTCGACGCTCTGAACCGTACTGTGGCGTACAACCTCGATGCCGGTTTTGTCGAAACGGTTCTTCATGAAATGCCACCGCGCTACGCCCAAAGTGGCGACAGGCTCCCGCGGATCGTTGCCGACAAGTATCGCTTTTTTCCCATTCTCCAGAATCGTGTCCGCAACTTCGTACCCCACGATGCCGTCTCCGATAACCACATAACTGTCTCCGTCCCACCGGTCGTGAGAGGCGTCGTCGATAAACTCCAAAGCGCTGCAGACTCTGGCGTCTGTAACGCGAATGGGGGGACGAATCGCCGTTCCTCCCACGGCCAGCACGATGAGATCCCACTGCCCCGGCGGCACGTCGTCTACGGTCGTATTGAGCTCGAATTTTACCCCCTGGAGAGGAAGTATTTTTTCATAATATTCGATAACGTTCATGTAGGATTGCTTGCCCGGCGCTTTGGCCGCCCAATAGAAGGTTCCGCCCAGTCTCGGTTCCTTTTCGAAAATTGTCACATCGTGTCCCCGCTGAGAAAGGATGTTCGCGGCCTCCAGTCCGGCGACGCCGCCGCCGATGACGGCGACGTTCCGTTTTTGCGCGTCCGGCCGAATATCGAGAAGCTCTTCGCGGCCGAGCGATGGATTTTGCAGACAGGCCGCCATGGACTTGTTCTGCTCTCTGCGGGTGCGGCAACCCTGATTGCAGCCGATGCACTTACGAACAGGGTAGTCCTTTTTCCCCACAGACTCCACCCAACGGGGTTCCGCCAGCGTCGTGCGCGCCACGGCGATGAAGTCGGCCTCTCCCTTTTCGATCATGCTTTCGCCCACTTCCCAGTCGACGATGCGACCCACGACGATCACGGGGATCTTCAGCCCTTCTTTCAGGCATCTCCCCATCCAGGCCAGATGTCCCTGCTGAACCTCCGAAGGGGGGCATTCCCACTCTTCGCTTTCCGGCATTCCGGAGGAAACGTGGATGGCGTCGGCTCCGGCGTCCTGAACGAGCTGACAAATTTTCAAAGACGCGGGCAGCTCGCGACCGCCTGGAATGCGCTCTTCGCCGCTGATGCGCAGAATGACCGGAAAATCCTTACCGCAAAGCTCTTTCATGCGGGAAATCATTTCCGTGACCGTTCTGGCGCAGTTCTCAAGGCTGCCCCCGTATTGGTCCGTCCGCGTATTCAAAAGCTCCGAGAGAAGCAGCGCCACTTCATGGCCGTGAGCGCCGTGAATTTCCACTCCGTCGAAGCCCGCCTTTTGAGCGCGTCGGGCTCCCTCTGCATAGGATTCAATGAGTTGTTTAATTTCCTCTGTGCTCAGGTCAAAAGGAGATTCCGTGAAGTCCTTCCGACCGAACTGAATGCCCGAGGGGTGAATTTGGCAGAACGCCTTCGCGCCTCTTCCATGGAGGGCGTCCAGCAGCGGTTTCCATTGAGCGATGCGGGAGTCGTCCGCCAGAGAACCCCGCGCCCTTTTATTCGCTCCGTGAGGATTGGCCGGAATGATGAAAGCCCCCATGCCGGCTTTGGCCCGGCTGTCGAAAAAAGCGATCATACGGTCCGTTACCTCACCGTCTTTGCCGGAGAAGTACAGGCACATGGAGGAGGTGAAAATCCGGTTCCTGATCTCCACCGGTCCAATCCTGGCGGGAGTCAGTAATTTAGGAAAATTTTCCATTTTTACGCTTCCTCCGCGTTCTGCTCAGGCATTTTCCGAAACTTTCCGGCGCAGCGACTGGTGTTGAAGATGCCGCAGGTGCAGGGTTTGGAAATAATCAAAGCGGCGTCTTCGGGAGAGAGTTTGCCGCTTTTCACCTTTTGGGAGACGTCCCGGACAAGGTTTCGGGAAATCAGGGAATGTCCGCACATCGTCATCATCTCCATGACGTCGTCCTCGGGCAGCGTTTCTGTTTTTCCGTAAATGCCAAGAGAAATCAGAGCGGTATGGGGTTTCAGCCCACATTCGTGAGCGATGCGAATCACCTCATCAATCAGGCCGCTCACCACCATCGAAATGCCCAACGCGGCCTCTTTGGCCTTCATCAGGACGCCTTTGACCGCCTCTCGATCGTCGAAGACAGCGATGATGCCGTAAGCATGATCCAGTGTTTTCGCGTATTCCTCGGGTTTCAGTCCGGCGGCGAAACTTTTCCCCGAGTGGCTGGAGCCAAAATTGACCACTTTTTCCGAGGTGAAAATAGAGAGAATTTTGCGCAGTTTTTCGCCGCAGTTCTCCCTGTTGACCCCTCTGGCGGCCCGGGCGTAAATACAAAAATCGTTTTTGAGGCTTTCGGCCGAACCGTAGCGATGCAGCGAATGACTCATGGTAATCCCTCCCTTATCTGTCCACCAGAGGACGTCCAAGTCCCACGTTGATCTTCGCGTTGGGACGCACAAAAAGTCCCATGGCTTTCAATTTATCGATGACGGGCAGCGTCGAATCCTCGGCGAAACGCGTCACCAGTCCCACAGAAACAACGGTGTCGAGCTCTTTAAGACGAGGAAGGATCGCGTTTAAAATACTTTCCAGTTCCTCGGCCCTGTCTATGCGGATTTCCAGTATTCCGGAAAGAATTTTTTCGTTGAGAAACTCCGGTTTGAACTCTCCGGACATGTCCTCTTTCAGCAGGCCGAACAGGGGATTGTCCTCCAGAATGGAGATGTTCAGCGAACGCACGAGTTTGGTGACCTTCTCGATCTCGGAGATGCGCGTTCCCGTTCCCGGACGGCCGAACTCCAGAAGCAAACCGTATTCGCCTTTGCCGAATTTGCCCGTCACGTCGTTTGTTTTGGCCTCTTCCGTGCCACGTCCCCATGCCTTGAGCTTCGGATGTTCCACGCCGGGGTCGCTGAACTGCATACGGATCGCCCGAGGGTAGTCGAAAGATTCTTTGGGCATGTAAATCGCTTTCATCGGGCATACATCGGCGCGCAGACACACCCCGCATTCGACGCATTCGTCCTGATCAATCTTCGCCTTTTTCCCCTCGGCCACAATGCTGCTCACGGGACAATACGGAACGCAGGCTTTGCAGCCAACGCATTTATCAGCATCGATCTTCACGGTCAATCCGCCTCCTCTTCATTTTCAAAAGTTTTTTCAACCAAAGCGATATTGTTCAGAATCGCTTCTTTGCGTATTCTTTCTGCGCTGACCGCGTCGCCGTCCTCAATGGAGCGGATCAGCTCTTCGTGTTTCCTGACGGATTCCTGAGATTTTCCGGTATTGGCCAAAATTCTTGCTCTGTACCTCATGGTTTGTTTATTGAAGCGTTCCAGCATTTCGATGAGCAATTCGTTTCCGCAGGAAGAAATCAGGGTCTCGTGGAATTGAACGTTGTAAGTCCAGTAGTCCCTGACATTGCCGTCTGTCACGGCTTTTTTCATTTTTTCATGGATGCTCCGGAGATCCCGGGCCAGGTCTTTACCTCTGACCCTGACGGCCAAAAAAGTGGCGAGGCTTTCAAGGTTTGCCCGGATCGTATAAATGTCGATCGCCTCTTTGCGGGTGAGTTTCGATACAAAAACGCCCTTGCGCGCTTTATTCGTCAAAAAACCCTGATTTTCAAGAATGCGAAAAGCCTCTCTCAGGGGCGAACGGCTGACCTCAAGCATGTCGCACATGGCCTGTTCCGTGAGACGCTCCCCCGGTTTCAGTTCATCATTGATGATACGATCTTCGATGTTTTCCACGATGGTCTGCACAAGACTTTTATGCAAAAGCCCCGGCGTTGATTCGGATAACGGCATGGCAGTCTGTTCACTCCCTGCGTTTTGTATACAATCATACAATATGATTGTCATAATAAAAGACGCATATCTTTTTGTCAAGAGAATCATCAGATTTGTGTCACCAGATTTGCTTTGTTTTGTATGGAAAAATTCGCTTTGATAAAAATAAAAACGCCGAAAAGGAATTTCTTCGGTTGAGGAAGATTTCCTTTTCGGCGCGAGGATTTGGAAGAATCGGTCAAAGTCGGGGAGAGCTTCGAATGAAAAGCAGGAGTATTATTTTTTACTGTTTTTCGATTTTGCTTCTTCGATGAGATTTTTGCTCTCCGTGGAGTTTTTGAGCAGGGCATATTCGTAGGCGCTTCTGCCGGTGTTATCCGCGATGACGAAGCTCGCCCCCGCAGCCAGAAGCGTGCGCACGGCTTCCGTGTTATTGTAGGAAGCGGCCACCATCAGGGGCGTCGTCCCTCCGCTGTCGGGAATGTCCACAGGGCAGCCCTTTTCCAGAAGCAGCTGAATGATTCCTGAACCATCCTCGGTTCGCGCGGCAAAGTGCAGGGGAGTCCATCCCACCATGTCCCTGGCTTTGAAGTCCGCTCCGGCGTCGAGAAGACGTCCCGCCGTTTCTTCTTTTCCCCGAAGCGCGGCCTGCATCAGCGGAGTGGCGTGGGTGTAATCGACCGTGTTGACGTTCGCTCCGGCCTCGATGAGAAAGTCGATAGTTTCCAGGTCCTCTTCCCGGGACAGAATGGACTGGACGAGAGGTGTGGCCCCATCCAGATCCTTCGCCTCCAGATCGGCGCTGAGAGCCGTCAGGCTTTGCAGTGCCTCCATGTTGCCCACGGAAGCGGCGATCATGAGGGGGTTCAGCCCTTCCACGTTCTTTTGATCGACAGAAGCGCCGGAGTCGACCAGAATCCTGAAAATATCGGAATTTTCCGCTCTCTGGGCAGCCAGCATAAGGGGCGTCAGACCATCCCATGTGCCAAGGTTGGGATCGGCCCCTCTTTCCAGCAGGACTTTGATGGAAGGGGCGTCTTCCGCACCCACCGCGCCCATGAGGGCGGTTACGGTGTCCAGCGACTGCTGATTGGGGTTGCCTCCGAGGTCGAGGATATTTTTGAGGGTCTCCGGTTCGGCTTTGGAATCGATGGCGATCATCAGAGGGGTGAGCCCCCGGCGGGTGGTCTCGTTGATATCGGCTCCCGATCCGATCAGCAATTCAAAAATTTCCCTGGGGGCTCCTTTTGCGACGGCGTGCATCAGCGGCGTCCAGGAGTTGCGGTCTCTCATGTTCGCTTTGGCTCCCGCGCTCAAAAGATACCGAACCGCCGCCACGTTCTTCTGCCGGCAGGCCTCCGTCAGGGGAGTGGTCAGGGACGAGTCCAGCGCGTTGGGACTGGCTCCCGCTTCAATCAGGACTTTCAGAACGTCCGGAGACGTTCCCTCCCTGGCGGCTGCCAGGAGAATGGCGCTTCTGTTCTGGTCGTCCTCGGCTTTGACGTCGGCTCTGCCCTCCAGAAAGAGGTTCGCCGTCTCCGCGCCGGCTCCCACGGAAATCGCAGTCATCAGAGGCGTATAACGGTTCTTCCCCCGGATGTTGACGTCCGCTCCGGCTTCAATCAGAAGGCGAATTACTTCGGCTTTCGGTTTTTCCGACGCCACGAGCAGAGGCGTGAAGCCATCGGTATTCGCCTCGTCCACTTTCGCCCCGGAGTCCAGCAGCAGCTGGACGATCTGCCCGGCGGAACGGGCTGCGGCAAGCCACAGAGGCGTCCGTCCGCTCCTGTCTCGAACGTTGGGAAGAGCGCCGTTTCTCAGAAGAACGGCGGTTACCTCCGGGGATGAGTTGGAAGCGGCGGCCAGGCTGAGGGGAGTGCGTCCCTGGCTGTCGGAGGAATTCACCGGACTTCCGGCTTTCAAAATCGCTTCGGTGATTCGGGGATGAGGATTATAGGCGGCCGCCAGCATCAGAGGCGTCAGCTTTTCGAGTCCCTCCGCGGTCAGAGAAGCGCCCTTCTTCACGAGAATATCCACCATTTCCGGATCAGAAGCGTGTTCGGCCACGATGTGGATTGGCCGGTTGCCGCTGGGGAAAACCACGTCCGCCGATGACTCCTGAAGAATGCGCTCCAGATCCTGAGGCGTCCCGGAGGTGCAAATACTTTCCAGATCGACGGCGCTGACCTCTTTGACCGCGGCCTGCACAGCCTTCGTGAGACAAAACGTCGCCAGAACCAGCAGAACCGCAGCGACGCATTTTTTCGTCCATTTCCAGAATTTTGTAAGCGAAACGGCCCGGCAGTCAAACATTTCTGCCGATACCGTTTTTGAATCTTCCCGCTTCAGATTTTCAACTTTACACTTCAAATCCTTATTCACTTCAAATTGGGATAACCCCGTCATTAACTGTATCCTCCCGTATTTCCTGTTTACGTATTCTCCGTTTATCCACGATTCAGTTTTTTCCCGCTGCTGAAGCTGGGCCCCAGAGCTTCGGCGAGGCCGTAGTATTCCCCGCTCAGAATGAACGCGAGAGGGTCCATTTTTTTCACGTCCGGTTTTCCCGTTTCCTGGAGAACGGCGCTTTCCATCCATGTGGCCGCAATTTCCCCCAGAAACAGGTCGTGGCTTCCCAGTTCCAGAGTGTGGGCCAGGCGACACTCCATGGATACGGGGAATTCCTGCACGAGGGGAACGTTCAGAACCTCTCCTCGAACGGGCGTCAGGCGAGTGTCGCTGAATTTGTCCACGTCTTTTCCCGACGCAATGCCGCAGTAATCCGTCTCGACGAGGTATTTTGCCGAGGGGATGTTCACGCTGAACACCTTCTGTTCCACAATGGCGGCGTGGGTATAACGGCTTTTGCGGAGGGAAATCTGGATCATCGGCGGTTCGGAGCAGCAGATTCCCGTCCAGGCCAGAGTGGCCAGATTGGGCCTGCCGTTTTTGTCATAAGTGCCGACGACCACGATGGGAGTTGGGTAAAGACCCAGTTTGGGGCCCAGGTTTTTTTTCATGATTCAACACCTCCTGCATGTTCTCTCTGTTCGACGGATTCGCGGGATTTTTCCATGGGTCTTTGGATCTTCCGAGCTTTCCATCAGCCCGCGAGTTTTTCCACAATGGCCACCAGGGCTTTGACGCCTTTGAGCATGCTGCTTTCGTCTACGTCGAAGCCTCCGTTGTGGTGCGGCGCGGCAATGTCGGAGCCCAGCGCCAGATAGGTCGCCTGTCCTCCCTGCTCCTGAACGCGGCGCATCATCCAGGTCGCGTCCTCGCTGCCTCCTCCCTGAACGGTTTCCCGGATTTCTTTGAAGCAGCCCAGTTCCTGTATCGCCTCCCTGACTTTCGCCACCAGCGGAGCGTCTCCCGACGCGTTTGTCCCTTCGCCGGTTTTTATCACCCGAACCTCCGTTTCGTACATGGCGGCCGCGCCCTTCAGAATCTCCTGAGCGCGTTTGTAGACGTAGTCGGAAATTTCCTGCGTCTCTCCCCGGGTTTCAGCCTTCATAAAGGCCGACCCCGCGATGACGTTGCGCCCCGTTCCGGCGTTCAGGACTCCCACGTTGACCCGCATCGATCCGTCGCTGTGGGGAGCGATTCCGTGGAGGGCCAGGGCTGCGGAGGCGGCGGCCAGAAGCGCGTTGTGCCCTTTGTGCGGAGCTCCCGCGGCGTGGGCGGGTTTTCCGGTGATTTCCACGTCGAATTTCGTGGTGCAGAGATACCCCAGGGAGTTCAGCCCGAAAACACCGGAGGGAACCCCACCGCCGATGTGCATGGCCAAAAAGTAATCCGACCCGTCGACGACGCCTTTGCGCATCATGGCGTAGGCCCCTCGGCACCCCTCTTCGCCGGGCTGGAAAATCAGGCGGATTTCCCCTTTGAGGGAATCTTTTCTTTCCATCAGGATTTGAGCGACGCCAAGGCCCATGGCGGTGTGGGTGTCGTGACCGCAGGCGTGGGTCAGCAGAGCGTTGACGCTGGCGAAGCCCTCCCGGGCTGGACGATGGTCGGCCTCCGTGGATTCGTTCACGTCGACGCAGTCCATGTCGAAACGAACGGAGATCACAGGGCCGGGCCGTCCTGTTTGAAGCGTCGCGACGACGCCCGGGTAGCGTTTCATTTCATTGATCCGCGCCTCGCTGCCGCCCTGAGCTATTGCCCGTTGAATCTGAGCGTCGATTTCCTCCTCGGAGGGGCGTCCCATTACCGCGTCGGGGTCGATCGTGTCCCGTCCGGTTTTGATGTTCCAGCCCATTTTCGTCAGGCGGTCCGCAACGAGAGAAGAAGTGCGGAACTCCGTCCAGGCGCTTTCCGGGTATTTATGAAGATCCCTGCGTATCGAAATCAGTTCTCGTTCCAGCTTCTCCCAGTCCATGATGAACACCTCTTTTTTTGATAATGTTAAGAGTATAGTATATCGCAGTCGTTTTGCGGCACGCAGACTTATTCTCCGGACGGGAATTTCGGAAGCTTTGTTTGCGGTTTTGCAAAATCCGTCATTTTTCGAATAGACGAATACTGTAATATATATGATAAGTAAGTGTAAACATTACGGAGTGTCTCGGGGATACCCGCAGGAGGTGAACGGCTTTGGATCACGCATCGGAGGACAGTTTCTGGTGGAGTATAGACCTTGAGGCCGCGATACCGGGAGTTGCCGGGGAAATGCTCATGTCCCTGGCGGATTGTTCCGGCTCTATTGGCGCGGAATTTGTAACAGAGGGAGAAAGTCCGACTCTCAGAGCCTTTTATAGAAGTTCGGAACCTCTCGAATACTGGTTTTCGGTCTTGAACGAAATCATAAAAAATCCGGAGGGCAGTTTTTCCGGAGCGCGGATTTGTTCCTACGCAAGGGTGGAGAATCGTCCCTGGGGGACGCTGCACCTGGAGGCCTTCCCCCCGCTTCCGGTGGGAGCGAACCTCGTCGTTATGGCCCCCTGGCACAGGGGGAAGGAACCGGGAGGGAGACTTCCTCTCTATATTTATCCAGGCTCGGCGTTTGGAACGGGATACCATGAGAGCACCCAGATCGCCCTGACGTTTGTCGAGCGTTTCGTCAAAAAGGATGCCAGCGTCATCGATATTGGCGCGGGGTCCGGGGTACTTTTTATCGCGGCGCTGAAACTCGGCGCCCGGTCTGCTCTGGCTCGGGACCTGGACCCGGCGGTCATCGCCGAGATCATGCGCAATATGGAACTGAACGACCTGTCCCCGAAGCTCTGCAACCTGGCGGTGGGGGACCTTCTGAAGGGCATCGAGGAAAAGGCGGATCTTTTGATGGCCAATATCCTTCTGGAGCCGAACCTTCGTCTTCTTTCCGACGTGGGCCGTGTGCTCCGGCCAGGAGGCACGGCGGTCTTTTCGGGGATGACGGTGAAGGAACGTCCCAGGTTTCTCTCCGCCCTTTCCGGCAGCGGGCTGTCTCTGGTGGCGGAACTGACGAAAAACGAATGGTGGGGCTGTGCTGCAGGATCGAAATAAAAGTACCGGCGGCCTTCTGGGCCTTGGAGTGTGGGTTTACGTTTTGGGGTGCCGCTCGAACCTCTACGAAGGCGAGGCTCTGGCGGGAGAACTGGAGCGGAGAGGGGCCGTGATTTTTGACAAACCGGAGGGATGCCGCGCCGCGGTAATTGTCAGCTGCGCGGTTACGGCCACAGCCGATAAGAAATGCCGACAGGCCGTGCGCCGCGCCCGGCGGACTGTTGGGGAAGAGGGAGTGGTGGCGGTCTGCGGTTGCTGGGCGCAGGGCATTTCCCTGAATGAAGCCAGAGATCTGGGAATCGACATTCTTGTGGGCAATCGCCTGAAAAACGCGCTGCCCGACAGTCTGGAGGAATCGATGTCCCGTCGTCCGGCCGTACCGGTGGATATGCGTCTGGATCTGAGAACCGACCGGGTATGGGATTCTCTTTCTCTGGATCATCCCGTTCTGCGTTCCCGGGCTTTTCTGAAGGTGCAGGAGGGATGCGACCGTTTTTGCTCCTACTGTATCATTCCGTTTCTGCGGGGCCGTTCCACAAGCCGTCCCCCGGAGGATACGCTGAACGAAGCGAGGCGGGTGACGGCGGCGGGATGCTCGGAGATCGTTTTGACGGGAATCCACCTTGGAGTCTATGGACGGGATCGTCAGACGTCTCTGGCCGAACTGGTGCGAAATCTCTCCGGAGTCCCGGGTTTACGGCGTTTGAGGCTGGGATCTCTGGAGCCCTTCGCTCTGGATGAAGAGCTCCTGGACGCTCTGGCGGAGTCGCCCGTTTTTTGTCCGCATCTGCATCTTCCCTTCCAGAGCGGCGACGATGAAATTCTTGCGCGTATGAGGCGCGGGCACACGGCGGATGATTTTGCCCGGCTCTGCGACCAGGCCCGCCGGAAGCTGGGAGACGATCTGCACATCAGCGGCGACGCTCTCGTGGCGTTTCCCGGCGAGAGCGAGAAGGCCTTTCAGGCCACGCTGAACCTGATGAAGCGGGTAAATCTGGGGAGGGTTCACGTCTTCCCGTTTTCTCCCCGAAGAGGAACGGCGGCCGCCTCCTTTCCCGACCGTATTCCTTCCGGCGTCGCGGCCGAACGGGTGACGGCCGCCATGGAGCTGGGCGGGGATTTGCTGGGGCGTTACGCGTCCCGCTTTGTGGGGAAGACGGTGTCGGTGCTTTATGGTTATACGAGACATTTTCTCACGTTTGCCCTGGAATCTTCGGAGCCGGACGCTGTATCGGGCTGTTCAGGAGAGATTGACGGCAGGCGGGAAATCGAGGTTCGGGTTATGGGCTGTT encodes:
- a CDS encoding amidohydrolase — protein: MDWEKLERELISIRRDLHKYPESAWTEFRTSSLVADRLTKMGWNIKTGRDTIDPDAVMGRPSEEEIDAQIQRAIAQGGSEARINEMKRYPGVVATLQTGRPGPVISVRFDMDCVDVNESTEADHRPAREGFASVNALLTHACGHDTHTAMGLGVAQILMERKDSLKGEIRLIFQPGEEGCRGAYAMMRKGVVDGSDYFLAMHIGGGVPSGVFGLNSLGYLCTTKFDVEITGKPAHAAGAPHKGHNALLAAASAALALHGIAPHSDGSMRVNVGVLNAGTGRNVIAGSAFMKAETRGETQEISDYVYKRAQEILKGAAAMYETEVRVIKTGEGTNASGDAPLVAKVREAIQELGCFKEIRETVQGGGSEDATWMMRRVQEQGGQATYLALGSDIAAPHHNGGFDVDESSMLKGVKALVAIVEKLAG
- a CDS encoding MiaB/RimO family radical SAM methylthiotransferase; protein product: MLQDRNKSTGGLLGLGVWVYVLGCRSNLYEGEALAGELERRGAVIFDKPEGCRAAVIVSCAVTATADKKCRQAVRRARRTVGEEGVVAVCGCWAQGISLNEARDLGIDILVGNRLKNALPDSLEESMSRRPAVPVDMRLDLRTDRVWDSLSLDHPVLRSRAFLKVQEGCDRFCSYCIIPFLRGRSTSRPPEDTLNEARRVTAAGCSEIVLTGIHLGVYGRDRQTSLAELVRNLSGVPGLRRLRLGSLEPFALDEELLDALAESPVFCPHLHLPFQSGDDEILARMRRGHTADDFARLCDQARRKLGDDLHISGDALVAFPGESEKAFQATLNLMKRVNLGRVHVFPFSPRRGTAAASFPDRIPSGVAAERVTAAMELGGDLLGRYASRFVGKTVSVLYGYTRHFLTFALESSEPDAVSGCSGEIDGRREIEVRVMGCLEGELQVCRI
- a CDS encoding 50S ribosomal protein L11 methyltransferase gives rise to the protein MDHASEDSFWWSIDLEAAIPGVAGEMLMSLADCSGSIGAEFVTEGESPTLRAFYRSSEPLEYWFSVLNEIIKNPEGSFSGARICSYARVENRPWGTLHLEAFPPLPVGANLVVMAPWHRGKEPGGRLPLYIYPGSAFGTGYHESTQIALTFVERFVKKDASVIDIGAGSGVLFIAALKLGARSALARDLDPAVIAEIMRNMELNDLSPKLCNLAVGDLLKGIEEKADLLMANILLEPNLRLLSDVGRVLRPGGTAVFSGMTVKERPRFLSALSGSGLSLVAELTKNEWWGCAAGSK